In Vicinamibacteria bacterium, the genomic stretch TCTTCGGCTGGAACATCCGGAAACGCGGTGATGGCAGGACGGCCTTCGACGACACGACCGGCCAGGTGAGCGGGTCCTGAGTCCCTGGGCGCCCGCCTGCGACAACGCCCGGCCTTCTGTTCTATGTCATGGTGGATAGCGTGACCGCGACCCTTGAAGCCGTCGTCGACAACGGGGGCGAGATCGTGCAGCCCATCGGCACGGACGCGCCCGAGATCACGGCCAGATTCCGCGACCCGGCAGGAAACATGATCGGCCTCTACCAGCAACCGGCCTGAGCCAGCGGGGGGCTGAGCCGGCGGCGGGATCCTGCGCGGCGGCCAGGAGCGCGCTGGCGGTCCCGGCCATGCCTCCGGACCACAAGAAGCCCCCTCCGATCTTCGGCCCGGCAGTGTCTCGCGTGCTTTGGCAATGGGGAGCGTGTGCCCGTCGTGGGCGGCACAAAGGCGGGAAGGGGCCGGGCGCCCGTCAGGAGCGCTGGCGGCGCACGGATCCGGGAAGCAGGGAGCGGAAGAGCTGAAGAGCGGAGATGATGTCGTCCCGCGAGAGCGGCTTGCGGACGAAGATCACGGGTCCCAACGCCAGGGCATCCAGGATCGCCTTTTGATCGACGTCCTGGCCGCTCATGAGAACGGCGGGACGCCTTGGATGACGGCGGAACGACTCTCCGAGGATCTCGGGGCCACTCTTCCCGGGCATGACCACGTCCAGAAAAAGCGCATCGTAGGGCTGGCTCTTCACCCGCTCGAGAGCGTCTCGGTAGTCGGAGCAGGGGTGCCCTTCCCAACCCAGTTCCAGCAAGGTGTCGGCGAGAGCCTGGGCGAACGTGACGTCGTCGTCGACGACGAGCACCCGTGGCTGGCCCTTGAGCGTTGCGCTGGGCTTGACCTCGCCCGGCTCCGCCTGGTGATAGGCCTCCTCGGCGGCTTGGAGGAGAGCCTCCGCGCCGCCCTCCACCTCGCCGTATACGGTGGCCACGCCAACCGCCAGAGGCTCCGTCACGCGGCCCTCCGGCGTGAACAGCAGACGCTGGGCCGCGCTGACCGCCTGCTGAAGGTCGTTCCCGGGCAATACGATCGCGAGAAGATCGGGGGCATACCAGCCGAGAGTGTCGTGGAGCCGGGCGCGCTCCCGGAGGCGGGCCACGTCCAGGGCCAGGGTTCTGGCCGGCCGAGTCTCATGGGGACCCGCGAGCGCCAGGGAAAGAAAGCCCCCCTGTCGACGCACCCGCGCGACCTCTGCCTCAAGCTGTGCCAACAGACCAGCCAGGGAGAGTGCGGGCGGATTGGACTCTTCAGCCACGTTCCAGCCTAGCCGTCGGGCCCGAGCCCCAAATGGCTCGGGTGCATTGGAGCGCTAGATTGTACGCGAACCCCCGGCAGGCGGTGTGACCGGGCAGAGGCTGTCGGGGTCGCGCTCGGTCGAGCGCTCCTGAACACCACCCTACAGCGTCGGGGGGCAATCTCCCCAAGGTCGACGATGTGGCGGAAGCCCTCCTCATCCCCCCTCGTGCGTCCTTGCCCTCATGGTAGCGAACACCTGGGCGTGGGGGACATCCGAGGCGGCCTCGGGAGATGCGCTTCCCGACCCGCTCAGGGCGGGCATCGTCCATTTCCAGCCCCAGAAAGCCGACATCCGGGAGAGCTCGCCGGCCAGGAGGGCAGCGTCCGCGATGCGTTCCTTCGGATCGCGCTCGAGCAAGCCCGCAACGATCGCCTCCAGCTCGTGCGGTATCTGGCCCCCGGACTCGCGCAAGTTCGGCATGCGGGCGTTCATTGTGTTCGTCAGGATGTCCGCAGGGGTGCCCCCCTCGAACGCGGGCCGACCGGTGAGGCAGCGGCAGGCGATTGCTCCCAGCGCGAACAGATCGCCCCGCTGGTCCACGGCCTCGCCCCGCAGAGCCTCTGGCGGAATGTACCCCGGTGTGCCGAACACGCCGCCGTGCATCCGGGAGGCGACGAAGGAGGCGATCCCGAAATCAGTGAGCTTGATCGCTCCGTCGCGGCCCAGCAGCACGTTGCCGGGCTTGACATCGCGGTGCAGCAGATTGGTCGCGTGGGCCGCGGCGAGTGCGCTCGCCAGGGCCCCGAGGAGGGGCACGACTTGCTCGGGGCCGAGCCGGCGCGCGTTTCGCAACAGCTCTTGCAGGCTGGCGCCCTCCACGAATTCCATCACGAAATAGGCCGCATCGGCTGCATCCTGCACGTCGTACACCGCTACCACGTGCGGGTGGTTGAAGCGGGCTACCATGGCTGCTTCCGACACGAGGCGGCGCACCAGATCGTCGTCCCAGAAGCCCGACATGCCGGTGCCGGCACGCACGGTCTTTATGGCCACCCAGCGCTCGAGCTTGACGTCCCAAGCCCGGAAGACGGTACCCATCGAGCCGCGGCCCAAGATTCCACGCACCTCGAAGCGCCCGAGCTGGACCACTCCGACGCCACTGCGAATCCGGCCCTCGATCGCGGACAGCTCGGCCGCATTCAAGGGCGCTCCAGAGGCTCGGGACGCCGCGCGCAGCTTGCGCACGCGCTCGACCTGGCGCCTCAGCTTGAGGATAAGCTCGTCCGGCCGGGCGGGCTTCAGGATGTAGTCGTCCGCACCCGCCTGCAAGCCCTCGAGCTGGGCCCCCGGCGCGCCCAGGCCAGAGCAAAATAAGAACGGAATCTCATCGTGACCCGCGGCCCGCACCCGGCGGCACAGCTCATACCCATTCATGACGGGCATCTCGACATCGGCGACCACGACTTCGGGCGGCCGTGAGCGGATGCGGGCGAGGGCCTCGTTGCCGTCGGAGGCGGTTTCGACCGAGAAACCGGCGTCCCGCAACTCGTGGCCCATGATCTCCAGGAGCTCGGGCTGGTCGTCCACGAGCAGAACGCGGCCCTTGTTCTCCTCGCCGGTTCGGCTGGTTCCCAACGGGCTGGAGCCGGGACCCTTCATGTTGTTGGTGCCTTGAGGCAAGTATACAAGGCCGGG encodes the following:
- a CDS encoding protein kinase codes for the protein MKGPGSSPLGTSRTGEENKGRVLLVDDQPELLEIMGHELRDAGFSVETASDGNEALARIRSRPPEVVVADVEMPVMNGYELCRRVRAAGHDEIPFLFCSGLGAPGAQLEGLQAGADDYILKPARPDELILKLRRQVERVRKLRAASRASGAPLNAAELSAIEGRIRSGVGVVQLGRFEVRGILGRGSMGTVFRAWDVKLERWVAIKTVRAGTGMSGFWDDDLVRRLVSEAAMVARFNHPHVVAVYDVQDAADAAYFVMEFVEGASLQELLRNARRLGPEQVVPLLGALASALAAAHATNLLHRDVKPGNVLLGRDGAIKLTDFGIASFVASRMHGGVFGTPGYIPPEALRGEAVDQRGDLFALGAIACRCLTGRPAFEGGTPADILTNTMNARMPNLRESGGQIPHELEAIVAGLLERDPKERIADAALLAGELSRMSAFWGWKWTMPALSGSGSASPEAASDVPHAQVFATMRARTHEGG
- a CDS encoding response regulator, producing the protein MAEESNPPALSLAGLLAQLEAEVARVRRQGGFLSLALAGPHETRPARTLALDVARLRERARLHDTLGWYAPDLLAIVLPGNDLQQAVSAAQRLLFTPEGRVTEPLAVGVATVYGEVEGGAEALLQAAEEAYHQAEPGEVKPSATLKGQPRVLVVDDDVTFAQALADTLLELGWEGHPCSDYRDALERVKSQPYDALFLDVVMPGKSGPEILGESFRRHPRRPAVLMSGQDVDQKAILDALALGPVIFVRKPLSRDDIISALQLFRSLLPGSVRRQRS